The following coding sequences are from one Manduca sexta isolate Smith_Timp_Sample1 unplaced genomic scaffold, JHU_Msex_v1.0 HiC_scaffold_2307, whole genome shotgun sequence window:
- the LOC119192062 gene encoding LOW QUALITY PROTEIN: coiled-coil domain-containing protein 63-like (The sequence of the model RefSeq protein was modified relative to this genomic sequence to represent the inferred CDS: deleted 1 base in 1 codon), which yields MSSPTDDMEMEKIAEDELSKLQRQFRVMEIDRATVMSSVQPTLRMQKNIINTLNGELEKIMLELKFTKSTSNLLESARTREKLIVLLKDHEAYSAEVKEHRGIINELNFLLTQVQKEIKNLKSKGSGTEKAYANTLTNQTVITQLENRLDTAMKKFNTVNSENYKMRLEIDRLLRDRQFFNGIWKNQIKRLMDGKAQILELVEQAITTYDQREEWCAKLEALKEKAAIDYRKHCLEVRELQRQLDHSMKLEEFLRTKGTVRLTAADAKAEAKRLEQQEEEMRAYNNYANILDAIKEFAGEDDVDKLIQEFTRREEENYALFNYINEVNTELKNLSDNVKMLKTNIDEEAAKHQAKMYKQQDSIESLRSTLEEKRKANDEARGVYDKNTEVLQSLLHQIQTLALSSDCDSLPLLKLLGKPFDINATNARLYIKSLEKRITEMVDLIKMDEAIQRQCESKERTPPSSRRRRRPEPRHRPVAAQA from the exons TTCAGGGTGATGGAAATAGACCGTGCGACGGTGATGAGCAGCGTCCAGCCAACCCTCAGGATGCAGAAGAACATCATCAACACCCTCAATGGAGAGCTGGAGAAAATCATGCTCGAGCTGAAG TTTACAAAAAGCACGTCGAATCTTCTAGAAAGTGCTAGGACGCGCGAGAAGTTGATAGTCCTTCTGAAGGACCACGAGGCGTACTCCGCTGAG GTGAAAGAGCATCGAGGAATCATCaacgaattaaattttttactgaCACAAGTTCAAAAAGAAATTAAGAATTTGAAATCTAAAGGATCTGGGACCGAAAAG GCATACGCAAACACTCTTACCAACCAGACGGTGATCACCCAGCTTGAAAACCGACTGGATACCGCGATGAAGAAATTCAACACGGTGAACAGCGAAAACTACAAGATGCGGCTCGAGATAGACCGGCTGCTGAGGGACCG CCAATTCTTCAACGGCATCTGGAAGAACCAGATAAAGCGGCTGATGGACGGCAAGGCACAGATCCTGGAGCTGGTGGAACAGGCCATCACCACGTACGATCAGCGGGAGGAGTGGTGCGCCAAGCTTGAAGCGCTGAAGGAGAAAGCCGCGATCGACTATAGAAAACATTGCTTA GAAGTGCGTGAACTCCAACGTCAGTTAGACCACAGCATGAAACTAGAAGAGTTCCTCAGAACCAAAGGCACTGTAAGACTAACAGCCGCTGACGCTAAGGCCGAAGCGAAGAGATTAGAACAGCAGGAGGAAGAGATGAGAGCTTACAACAACTACGCTAACATATTGGATGCTATTAAG GAATTTGCCGGAGAAGATGACGTGGACAAATTAATACAGGAGTTCACGCGACGAGAAGAGGAAAACTACGCCCTCTTCAACTACATTAACGAAGTTAACACGGAACTAAAGAACTTGAGCGACAACGTGAAAATGCTGAAGACGAATATTG ATGAAGAAGCAGCCAAGCACCAGGCGAAGATGTATAAGCAGCAGGACAGTATCGAGTCGCTTCGCAGTACTCTGGAAGAGAAACGCAAGGCCAATGACGAGGCTAGGGGAGTGTACGACAAGAACACTGAAGTGCTGCAGTCACTATTGCATCAGATTCAGACGCTGGCTTT ATCTTCAGACTGCGATTCCTTACCTCTACTGAAACTGTTGGGCAAACCGTTCGATATAAACGCGACCAACGCGCGCCTGTACATCAAGAGCTTGGAGAAGAGAATCACTGAAATGGTGGACCTTATTAAAATGGACGAG GCGATCCAGCGCCAGTGCGAGAGCAAGGAGCGCACGCCGCCGTCgtcgcggcgccggcgcaggcCCGAGCCGCGCCACCGGCCCGTCGCCGCGCAGGCCTGA